A window of the Synechococcus sp. LTW-R genome harbors these coding sequences:
- a CDS encoding SufE family protein, producing the protein MATGSQKLDQIVDRLKGTADPKRRYEYVLWLAKKLEPLPEEFRNDVFKVKGCVSQVYVVGQLVDGKLHWQGDSDAAITKGLLALLIEGTEGLDPNAMAGIDPAFLSETGLQASLTPSRANGFLNIFKMMQAQASALTPAA; encoded by the coding sequence ATGGCCACCGGCAGCCAGAAGCTCGATCAAATCGTTGACCGCCTCAAAGGCACCGCCGATCCGAAGCGGCGCTACGAATACGTGCTCTGGCTCGCCAAAAAGTTGGAGCCCCTCCCGGAGGAATTCCGCAACGACGTCTTCAAGGTCAAAGGTTGCGTGTCCCAGGTGTACGTCGTTGGACAACTCGTGGACGGCAAGCTCCATTGGCAGGGCGATTCCGATGCCGCCATCACCAAAGGCCTGCTGGCCCTGCTGATCGAAGGAACCGAGGGCCTCGATCCGAACGCCATGGCCGGGATTGACCCGGCCTTCTTGAGTGAAACAGGTCTGCAGGCCAGCCTGACCCCCTCACGGGCCAACGGCTTCTTGAACATCTTCAAGATGATGCAGGCCCAGGCCAGCGCCCTGACCCCCGCGGCGTAA
- a CDS encoding homoserine dehydrogenase: protein MTIGIGLLGLGTVGAGVAEILQTPDGRHPLVGDLALKRVAVRDLNRPRPIELPSEILCTDPEAVVQDPAVDIVVEVMGGLEPARSLILAAIAAGKPVVTANKAVIARHGEEIAAAAAEKGVYVLIEAAVGGGIPIIEPLKQSLGGNRIQRVSGIINGTTNYILSRMADEGAAYAEVLADAQRLGYAEADPAADVGGGDAADKIAILSGLAYGGPIERAAIPTEGIDRLDGCDVNYAEQLGYVVKLVAQAKNLGTASDGTVQLDVRVSPTLLPKDHPLAGVHGVNNAILVEGDPVGRVMFYGPGAGSGPTASAVVADILNIAGIRAATGNNGGLDPLLAANRWRNCALVDAGETLQRHYVRLQTGDEAGVIGRIGSCFGDQGVSIRSIVQFETTGDAADAEIVVITHEVKQQHFAQALAAIKALPEVKAVAACLPTL, encoded by the coding sequence ATGACCATCGGCATCGGCTTGCTCGGGCTCGGCACTGTGGGAGCAGGCGTTGCGGAAATCCTGCAGACCCCTGACGGTCGCCACCCACTCGTGGGAGATCTGGCGCTCAAACGCGTGGCCGTCAGGGATCTGAACCGCCCACGGCCCATCGAGCTCCCCAGCGAGATCCTCTGCACCGACCCCGAAGCGGTCGTCCAGGACCCCGCGGTCGACATCGTCGTTGAGGTCATGGGTGGCCTGGAGCCCGCCCGCAGTCTGATCCTGGCGGCAATTGCGGCTGGAAAGCCCGTCGTCACCGCCAACAAGGCTGTGATCGCGCGCCACGGCGAAGAAATTGCGGCCGCCGCCGCCGAGAAAGGCGTCTACGTGCTGATCGAAGCCGCCGTGGGCGGTGGGATCCCGATCATCGAACCCCTGAAGCAGTCCCTGGGGGGCAACCGGATCCAGCGGGTGAGCGGGATCATCAACGGCACCACCAACTACATCCTCAGCCGGATGGCCGATGAGGGCGCGGCCTACGCCGAGGTGCTGGCCGACGCCCAACGTCTTGGTTACGCCGAGGCCGATCCGGCCGCCGATGTGGGCGGTGGCGATGCCGCCGACAAGATCGCCATCCTCTCGGGCCTGGCCTACGGCGGACCGATCGAGCGGGCGGCGATTCCAACCGAAGGCATCGATCGCCTGGATGGCTGTGATGTGAACTACGCCGAGCAACTGGGCTATGTGGTGAAACTCGTCGCCCAAGCCAAGAACCTTGGCACCGCCAGCGATGGCACCGTCCAGCTGGATGTGAGGGTGAGCCCCACCCTGCTGCCGAAGGATCACCCCCTCGCCGGCGTCCATGGCGTCAACAACGCGATCCTGGTGGAAGGCGACCCCGTCGGTCGGGTGATGTTCTACGGCCCAGGCGCGGGGTCCGGCCCCACCGCATCGGCCGTGGTCGCGGACATCTTGAACATCGCCGGCATCCGCGCGGCAACCGGAAACAACGGCGGACTGGACCCCCTCTTGGCTGCCAACCGCTGGCGCAACTGCGCCCTGGTGGATGCCGGAGAGACCCTGCAACGGCACTACGTGCGCCTGCAGACCGGTGATGAAGCCGGGGTGATCGGCCGCATTGGCAGCTGCTTTGGCGACCAGGGCGTCTCGATTCGCTCGATCGTCCAGTTCGAAACCACCGGGGATGCGGCCGACGCCGAAATCGTGGTGATCACCCATGAGGTGAAACAGCAGCACTTCGCCCAGGCCCTGGCGGCGATCAAGGCACTGCCCGAGGTGAAGGCCGTCGCGGCCTGCCTGCCCACGCTCTAG
- a CDS encoding ABC transporter substrate-binding protein, whose translation MKSWGLNGAAETKRPITRLPAAAGLLALLPALQLLMGCQPPHPVGQLVVANKSSLDSVDPVDVYLLAGTQLLSAVGDPLYAADRQGQLQPRLATALPQFSADGLSARIPLRQGVRFHDGTRFDAEAMVFNLNRFRRLGKLSYLLDDRIASVRSVGPYTIELRLTRPYRALAALLSSITFTPVSPTAYRDYSERSLTGRFVGTGPYRLVSYSPRKQQLLPFADYWGTPAKNAGIHLITLSNSTALFGSLVSGEVDVLISSGLESDQQQALDARVARRELVSGAGPAIEIALMALNSQRSPFNSRDVRQAVALSLDRRLISQRVSFGLSEPLRSLVPPPLAGSSPPSWPAYDPKAARALYKQAGFCNGKRLTLPLTFRSNHASDRLFALTWQAQLRRDLGDCVRLEITGVESTSAYRQLAQGVFPMIVYDWIGDYPDPDTYLAPLLGCRRSTGDHCLAGSSVDSGSFWTAPGLQGQLQVSESRTGAARQGSLLTVQRMAAKGASFVPLWQVNARAWGQRNLSAPQFDGSGRVILQALELVQP comes from the coding sequence TTGAAGTCTTGGGGCTTGAATGGGGCGGCTGAAACCAAGCGCCCCATCACTCGCCTCCCCGCTGCTGCCGGCCTTTTGGCCCTGTTGCCGGCCCTGCAGCTGTTGATGGGCTGCCAGCCCCCCCACCCCGTCGGTCAGCTGGTGGTGGCCAACAAGAGCAGCCTCGATTCCGTCGATCCGGTCGATGTCTATCTGCTGGCCGGAACGCAACTCCTCAGCGCCGTTGGCGATCCCCTGTACGCCGCCGATCGGCAAGGGCAACTCCAACCCAGGCTGGCGACGGCACTGCCGCAATTCAGCGCCGACGGCCTGAGCGCTCGCATCCCCCTGCGCCAAGGGGTGCGCTTCCACGACGGAACCCGCTTCGATGCCGAAGCGATGGTGTTCAACCTCAATCGCTTCCGCCGGCTCGGAAAACTGAGCTACTTGCTGGACGACCGCATCGCGTCGGTGCGCAGCGTCGGGCCGTACACGATTGAGCTGCGCCTGACGCGTCCCTACCGCGCCCTAGCGGCGCTGCTCAGTTCGATCACCTTCACCCCGGTTTCACCTACCGCCTACCGGGACTACAGCGAACGCTCATTGACGGGGCGTTTTGTCGGGACCGGTCCCTACCGCTTGGTGAGCTACAGCCCGCGCAAACAGCAGTTGCTGCCCTTCGCGGACTACTGGGGGACGCCCGCGAAGAACGCCGGGATCCACCTGATCACCCTGAGCAACTCCACCGCCTTGTTCGGCTCCCTGGTCAGCGGAGAGGTGGACGTCTTGATCTCGAGTGGGCTCGAGAGCGACCAACAGCAGGCCCTCGATGCCCGCGTGGCCCGCAGGGAGCTGGTCAGCGGAGCTGGTCCGGCGATCGAGATCGCCCTGATGGCCCTCAACAGCCAACGCAGCCCGTTTAACAGCAGGGACGTGCGGCAGGCGGTGGCCCTGAGCCTGGATCGCCGGCTGATTAGCCAGCGGGTGAGCTTTGGCCTCAGTGAACCCTTGCGCTCCCTTGTGCCCCCACCCCTAGCGGGCTCCAGCCCCCCGAGCTGGCCGGCCTATGACCCCAAGGCCGCTCGGGCGCTCTATAAGCAGGCCGGCTTCTGCAACGGGAAGCGGCTGACGCTGCCGCTGACCTTCCGATCGAACCACGCCTCCGATCGCCTCTTTGCCCTCACCTGGCAGGCCCAGCTGCGCCGCGACCTGGGGGACTGTGTGCGGCTGGAGATCACCGGGGTGGAATCCACGAGCGCCTACCGGCAGCTGGCCCAAGGCGTCTTCCCGATGATCGTTTACGACTGGATTGGGGATTACCCCGACCCCGACACTTACCTGGCTCCGCTGCTGGGCTGCCGCAGGAGCACGGGCGACCATTGCCTGGCGGGCAGCAGCGTGGACTCGGGCAGCTTCTGGACGGCGCCCGGCCTGCAAGGGCAGCTTCAGGTCAGTGAGAGTCGCACGGGAGCGGCCCGCCAAGGCAGCCTGCTCACGGTCCAGCGGATGGCCGCCAAGGGCGCCTCGTTTGTCCCCCTCTGGCAGGTCAATGCCCGCGCCTGGGGACAACGGAACCTGAGCGCCCCCCAATTTGATGGGTCCGGCCGGGTGATCCTGCAGGCGTTGGAGCTGGTCCAGCCATGA
- a CDS encoding ABC transporter permease has product MSRRYHLWGYLLSRLALVPVMLWLIASLVFLLLRVAPGDPIDALLGPRAPQAAREALRQQLGLDQSLPVQYGQYLNDLLHGQLGTSLTNQEPVTAVIARSLPASLELGLTALLIAAVVGLAVGFSGIARPEGKLDLSARLYGIGTYAMPPFWAAMMVQLVFAVWLGWLPVGGRFPATLIPPDGSGFYLLDSLLRGNGQQFWGAIRHLVLPASTLGILLSGIFANALRLNLRRALDSDYVEAARSRGLSESRVVLRHALPNALLPVLTIAGITVASLIGGALLIEVTYSWPGVAYRLQEAISQRNYPVVQGIVVVVASLVVAVSVLVDLLVALLDPRVKF; this is encoded by the coding sequence ATGAGCCGCCGCTATCACCTCTGGGGCTACCTGCTGAGCCGCCTGGCCCTCGTGCCCGTGATGCTCTGGCTGATCGCCAGCCTGGTGTTCCTGCTGCTGCGGGTTGCCCCCGGCGATCCCATCGACGCCCTGCTCGGTCCCCGGGCTCCGCAGGCCGCCCGGGAGGCCCTGCGGCAGCAACTGGGGCTCGACCAGAGCCTGCCGGTGCAGTACGGCCAGTACCTCAACGACCTGCTGCACGGCCAACTCGGGACGTCCCTGACCAACCAGGAACCCGTCACCGCCGTGATCGCCCGCAGCCTTCCCGCAAGCCTGGAGCTCGGTCTCACGGCGCTGCTGATCGCGGCGGTGGTCGGGCTTGCCGTGGGCTTCAGCGGCATCGCCCGGCCGGAGGGCAAGCTCGACCTCTCCGCCAGGCTCTATGGCATCGGCACCTATGCCATGCCCCCGTTTTGGGCCGCGATGATGGTGCAGCTGGTGTTCGCGGTCTGGCTGGGCTGGCTCCCGGTCGGCGGGCGATTCCCCGCCACGTTGATCCCGCCGGATGGCAGCGGTTTCTACCTCCTCGACAGCCTGCTGCGGGGCAACGGCCAACAGTTTTGGGGCGCGATCCGGCATCTCGTCCTGCCGGCCAGCACCCTGGGGATCCTGCTCAGCGGCATCTTTGCCAACGCCCTGCGCCTGAATCTGCGGCGGGCCTTGGATTCCGACTACGTGGAGGCGGCCCGCAGCCGCGGCCTCAGCGAAAGCCGGGTGGTGCTTCGCCATGCCCTGCCCAATGCCCTGCTGCCGGTGCTGACCATTGCCGGCATCACCGTGGCGTCTCTGATCGGTGGCGCCCTGTTGATCGAGGTGACCTACTCCTGGCCAGGGGTGGCCTACCGGCTCCAAGAAGCCATCAGCCAACGGAACTACCCGGTCGTCCAGGGAATTGTCGTGGTGGTGGCCAGCCTCGTGGTGGCGGTCAGCGTGCTGGTGGATCTGCTGGTGGCCCTGCTGGATCCACGCGTGAAGTTCTGA